In one window of Erythrolamprus reginae isolate rEryReg1 chromosome 1, rEryReg1.hap1, whole genome shotgun sequence DNA:
- the GPR68 gene encoding ovarian cancer G-protein coupled receptor 1 encodes MGILPEEVMDNSTQNCTIDHSIHQMLSPVIYILVFVVGLPANCLSLYYAYLQVKVKNELGIYLCNLTVADLLYIFSLPFWLQYVLQHDNWTYNELLCKICGILLYENIYISVGFLCCISIDRYLALVYPFRFQQCRTMKAAVVVSTVIWTKEIVTCWLFFKHAEVSKDSESHAVCFEHYPIKIWEHNINFYRFAAGFLFPFCLLIFSYCGILRVVRKSHGTQKKRKIQIKRLVSSTILIFLICFGPYHVLLLIRSLFEKSCEFAARIFNFYHISLLLTTFNCVADPILYCFSSENTYQDFVKIGGSCLKCLKCVPIENKESYPLNNPATRKKDSEQADLNTGLVK; translated from the coding sequence ATGGGGATTCTTCCAGAAGAGGTGATGGATAATAGCACTCAGAACTGCACCATTGATCATAGCATACATCAGATGTTGTCACCTGTGATATATATACTTGTCTTTGTAGTAGGACTCCCAGCCAATTGTCTCTCGTTGTACTATGCTTACTTGCAAGTTAAGGTCAAGAATGAACTAGGAATATACCTTTGCAACCTAACAGTAGCTGATCTGCTTTACATTTTCTCTCTACCTTTTTGGCTCCAGTATGTTTTGCAGCACGACAACTGGACTTACAATGAACTCTTGTGCAAAATTTGTGGCATCCTTCTTTATGAAAACATTTATATCAGTGTGGGTTTTCTCTGCTGTATCTCCATTGACCGTTACCTTGCGCTGGTGTATCCTTTTCGTTTCCAACAGTGTCGTACAATGAAGGCTGCTGTGGTGGTGAGCACTGTCATCTGGACTAAAGAAATTGTGACttgttggctattttttaaacATGCAGAAGTGAGTAAAGACTCAGAGAGCCACGCAGTGTGCTTTGAGCATTATCCCATTAAAATCTGGGAACATAACATAAACTTTTACCGTTTCGCAGCTGGTTTCCTATTTCCATTTTGCCTCCTTATTTTCTCCTACTGTGGAATTCTACGTGTGGTCCGGAAGAGTCACGGCACTCAGAAAAAGAGGAAAATTCAAATTAAACGCCTAGTTTCAAGCacaatcttaatttttttaatttgctttggaCCGTATCATGTTCTTTTGTTAATTCGCAGTCTGTTTGAGAAGAGCTGTGAATTTGCTGCCAGAATTTTTAACTTCTAtcatatttctcttttattaacCACTTTTAATTGTGTTGCAGATCCCATACTATATTGCTTTTCAAGTGAAAATACCTACCAGGATTTTGTCAAAATAGGAGGATCTTGTTTAAAATGCCTAAAATGTGTTCCAATAGAAAATAAGGAATCCTATCCATTAAATAATCCAGCAACCAGGAAAAAAGACAGTGAACAAGCTGATCTGAACACAGGATTGGTTAAATGA